The genomic window accagctggacacgaatcagctgagacaccaattaggcatgaatcaaatggcgccgttgtcggggatcaaacctcgaatcaaatggtgcatttgccactgccactgctagggacgaatcaacaATGCTTTTGGAAAGCACTTCTAATATAAAgaactttttagaaaaaaaatatatgtttgataaaatttagaatgtaattttaaataattaaaaaaaaatcacttataatgctCTCAAGAGAAGTAATTGATAAGCGAttctttcaaaaacatttttagaaaaaacacttttattaaaaacactttgaatAAAAACTATGTCAACACACTCTTAATCTATTCCCCTATTACTAAGAACTTCCGCTTAGTATAGTGAAAGTGATTCTAGCAAAAACGTTTTTACCTATATCACTTTCATTAATAATACTTAgatcaaattttttgttgtgtttttaGTAATACattacataacaaaaaaaaaatagggcaGTTTTGAAAGAAACACCAATCAAGCACCGGTGCAAGCATCAATTCAAGTTATTCTCCACTCTCCCAAGACAGTATTTCACCAATCGAGTCACAGGTATCAAACATATTCATACCTAACGATTTTCCACAAAGTGGTGACGAAACGTATAACTTGTACAAATCTTTCCATTTTCCAATTCGATCTAATCCATTCGTTCGTAGAGCTATTTACTCGATCGCGGACATTTCTGGAACACCTCTAACAAAGGGACAAATAGTCAATTTTGAAAGAACTTATTGTCAACCTCTTTCATATATGAATCTATCTGATTCAGAAAGGAAGAACTTGCATCAGTATCTCAATTTCAATTCAAACATGGGTTTGATTCACACTCCATGTTCTGAGAAATATTTACCATCCGAAAAGAGGAAAAAACGGAGTCTTTGTATAAAGAAATGCGTTGAGAAAGGGCAGATGTATAGAACCATTTCCGAAGGAACTAGAGTTACATctcttttccatttccattcAAGAGTTCTTATGTGTTTCCACGCCCCTTTGAGACCCcgaaaaataaagtttttcaagtgatttttaaaatgttgcCAAAGACTTGGAGTGCGTTTAACAATAattctaggaagtgtttctaccatatctaatacttgaaaatttttattagaaagatTTGCTTCCAAACATTAGAAAGCGCTTCCAACTCTTGTAGCATCACTCCTATATAGGCTATTAGTCAAGCATATGGGATCTCTCTACTAATATTACACTAACAGTCCATGTAGAATTGAAACTAATACCTATTGGCACTGCTTAAATCCTTCTTTTCCATGAATAGTATGGAATTATGATAGAAACATACACAGCTATGGcacttaaatatgaaataaagcTATACAGCATGTTTACAGGGCTTCAAAATTGGTATATCATAGCAGTTGAATGAAGATTCATCCTGTTGTTTCTCAACAACAATCCGGGATTTTGAGGGTGCAGAAAAGAAAGTGTTTTACctggaaaaacaaaacaaaacgaAGTACATGCAAATACacttatcatatctcattacAAGAATTTGTTTTGACAAATTGTTCACAAACATTGAGGCTTCACATGATTCTCAGGAActggaaggaaaaaagaaggaaagaaagaaatgaaagtaaaaaatgtAAGTATGAACCCaataacttttctttcattctttcaacATTTGCTCTCTCGAACAAAAAATCGGGTGTTTTAAAGTGTTCaaactttcttcaaattttcatcaTACTTTTTGTTGTCTTCCAATATTCCATAATAATCAAACAGCAAAAACAAATACTCCTATTACAACATTTCCTAGATCAAAACAACCTAAACCAACTTGACTTTTGACAAAAGAGAAGAACTAAACCCAATCTTGCTTCCTATCAAGCAAGCATTTGCCCATTTCCAGGAGTCATATTTTGGAAACCACTTGGGTTGTGTTGTGTATAAATACTACCATGCTAATGCTTAGGGCCTGTTTCTTGCAGCAATATGTTTTACCTATCTTGGTAATTTGACACACCTTCACATATGAAAATCTTACTGCACGTCCCGTGAGGGGTTCAAATGAGGGTGTCTCTTTAAATTAAAAGGCCTATGATTTAAATATGAgagcaaaaaatataaatgaagaaatggTTTAgacaaatatttaataaaagttcATCATTCACTGACAAATGAAATTTTTTCCCTATAAAAATTGAAAGGATAAAAAGGGAACAAGATCAATTAGtctcacttcttttttttagaAGGTGGTTGGGCTTGCTTTTCCTCCTCATCCCCATCTTCTTCATCACCATCCTCATCTtcgtcatcatcatcttcgtcatcatcatcatcatcttcatcttcatcatcacttCCTCCATCACCATTGGCCTCAACATCATCGTCCTCATCATTATCatcgtcgtcgtcgtcgtcatcatcatcatcatcatcatcctcgtcatcatcatcatcttcatcatcatcatcatcgtcatcttcatcatcatcatcatcttcattggCATCCTTGTTCTCAGTCTCCggccttttcattttcttaaggTCGGCTATCGGAAACCTGCAAAAGTGCAATGGTACCACATAATCAAGGATTAAAGTTTCGACATTTATCACTGAGATTTCAATGTGAATGGAAACAATTTCAAGGCCAAATTTTGGCATCAGTTTTTATCTTTCCATGCATCCgatttttttatcaacttaTCACCATTTTTAGCAAACTGATAAATTGGCTATTTTCCTAGCATCTAGACAATTTTTTTgagcaaaaaaaattatatgagcAAGGGTGCTCAAATCTGAGTCTATTGTGTGGAATCATGAACTTTGCAACCAAGCCAAGTTTGCCtatgttataatatataaaattaatatagatAACCTTTAT from Vitis vinifera cultivar Pinot Noir 40024 chromosome 9, ASM3070453v1 includes these protein-coding regions:
- the LOC100259959 gene encoding uncharacterized protein LOC100259959 yields the protein MEVESLCFSGSVDLDRVLCSLVEAVVVETTLVAHKSVVWLLLLIGSLPNDIDLLPKAPVADERFPIADLKKMKRPETENKDANEDDDDDEDDDDDDDEDDDDDEDDDDDDDDDDDDDDNDEDDDVEANGDGGSDDEDEDDDDDDEDDDDEDEDGDEEDGDEEEKQAQPPSKKKK